In Fusarium oxysporum f. sp. lycopersici 4287 chromosome 2, whole genome shotgun sequence, a genomic segment contains:
- a CDS encoding 1-pyrroline-5-carboxylate dehydrogenase codes for MFRSLSSQHRPLARLGALHQHKPKALLASRYLSLWNPPKFENEKMFDYAKGSPERAQLTESIKKLKSSFPVKIPIQISGAEITSKQILKQQNPSNHKEVVAEYATATPDHVNAAIDAALKAKPDWEALPFEDRAAIFLRAAELVTGKYRSDIVAATMIGMGKNIWQAEIDAPAETADFFRHYIDEAWKLYAQQPKVQTPGVWNKMEYRPLEGFVYAVSPFNFTALGATLVGPAALLGNVVVWKPSDSAIHASWLLYQILLEAGLPKDVIQFLPGEPNEVTDAVLKRPEFGALTFIGSTKVFKGLQKKIGNGIGDEIYNSYPRVVGETGGKNWGIVHPTADVKSAALNTVRAAFEYQGQKCSANSRVYVAASVWPEFKKHLQEQVSALKVGDVENYENFINPVIHEASFDKLNKIIEDAKNDKDLELVVGGKASKDKGYYVYPTVYQTTNPRHEIMTQELFGPILGIYVFPDNEWEETLTLLDTTSRYALTGSIFAKDPYVLREAQNALKHAAGMLYLNTKCTGAVVAQQPFGGSRDSGTNDKTGTMAHLQRFVSTRTIKEEFVPLQKVLYPSNE; via the exons ATGTTCAGATCTCTTAGCTCTCAGCATCGGCCTCTGGCTCGACTTGGTGCTCTTCACCAGCACAAGCCCAAAGCTCTGTTAGCCAGCCGGTATTTGAGTCTGTGGAACCCACCAAAATTCGAGAATGAGAAAATG TTCGACTATGCCAAGGGCTCCCCAGAACGAGCCCAGCTTACAGAAAgtatcaagaagctcaagagctCGTTCCCTGTCAAGATTCCCATTCAAATCAGCGGCGCAGAG ATCACCAGCAAGCAAATTCTTAAGCAGCAAAACCCATCAAACCACAAAGAAGTCGTGGCTGAATATGCAACCGCCACACCTGACCATGTCAACGCAGCTATAGACGCCGCtctcaaggccaagcccGATTGGGAAGCTCTGCCCTTTGAAGATCGCGCAGCCATTTTCCTTCGTGCAGCTGAGTTGGTAACTGGTAAATATCGCTCGGATATCGTTGCGGCAACCATGATTGGCATGGGCAAAAATATATGGCAAGCTGAGATTGATGCTCCAGCCGAGACAGCAGACTTCTTCCGTCATTATATCGACGAGGCATGGAAGCTGTATGCTCAGCAACCGAAAGTACAGACGCCTGGTGTATGGAACAAGATGGAGTATCGACCATTGGAGGGTTTTGTATATGCAGTGTCCCCTTTTAACTTCACTGCTCTTGGTGCCACGCTTGTCGGACCAGCTGCTTTACTCGGGAACGTCGTGGTTTGGAAGCCTTCTGACTCAGCTATACATGCTAGTTGGCTTCTGTATCAGATCCTTCTTGAAGCCGGTCTTCCAAAGGACGTCATTCAGTTCTTGCCTGGCGAGCCCAACGAGGTCACTGATGCAGTCCTGAAGAGACCTGAGTTCGGCGCTCTGACCTTCATCGGCTCGACCAAGGTCTTCAAGGGATTGCAGAAGAAAATTGGCAACGGTATTGGGGACGAGATCTACAACTCGTATCCCCGGGTTGTCGGAGAGACCGGCGGCAAGAACTGGGGAATTGTTCACCCAACTGCAGATGTGAAGAGTGCTGCTCTCAACACAGTTAGAGCTGCTTTTGAGTACCAGGGACAGAAGTGCTCCGCCAACTCTCGTGTCTACGTCGCGGCGTCAGTGTGGCCTGAGTTCAAGAAACACCTTCAAGAGCAAGTGTCTGCTTTGAAGGTTGGAGACGTCGAGAACTACGAAAACTTCATCAATCCAGTCATTCATGAGGCCTCGTTTGATAAGCTTAACAAGATTATCGAGGATGCTAAGAATGACAAGGACCTGGAACTTGTCGTCGGTGGCAAGGCGTCTAAGGACAAAGGCTACTACGTTTACCCAACAGTCTATCAGACAACCAACCCTCGTCACGAAATCATGACACAAGAGCTTTTCGGCCCTATCCTCGGCATCTATGTCTTTCCTGACAATGAGTGGGAAGAAACCTTGACTCTTCTTGATACTACATCCAGATACGCTCTGACGGGTAGTATTTTTGCCAAAGACCCATACGTGCTACGCGAGGCTCAAAATGCCTTGAAGCACGCTGCTGGCATGCTGTATCTGAACACTAAGTGTACTGGTGCAGTGGTGGCTCAACAGCCTTTCGGAGGTTCTCGTGACTCGGGCACCAATGATAAGACTGGAACTATGGCCCATTTGCAGAGGTTTGTGAGCACTAGGACGATCAAGGAGGAGTTTGTGCCGTTACAGAAAGTTCTATACCCCTCTAATGAGTAA
- a CDS encoding CMGC protein kinase, whose amino-acid sequence MGSISISTQRAPGPELLLSDALWRERVPHINGENHFFWPYPTLKRLMTRETIIRQLHTVKIGLEDAEAYSSLILGTEKNSFFRVFAILVIVERPGDIQAFIDADLHDERFPLVQGSEYHLTVQICMARLGWSHMQKDYFNINQLRSSPRFFALGEDYEAQHYDIPKGQMLPWVLCRDSYGVHEETLSGGCGEVVKYKIDSESHGFSPLLEKLGFYNSFVAVKSLKNTNRKKGTSNKELKMLKRFSGLNHPNIITLLATYTLNNRFHFIFPAAEYDLLMYWKIHPGPLVSPASANREGLLWLSGQIRDLLAALVHIHQGQKIHLDTETMFGRHGDIKPANILWFRSRKEKRGVFVVSDFGIADAHKEETRSIIPGADLPVTPRYRAPECDISDGQISRAYDVWSLGCVLLEMTCWILGANELRERFKEILVSPYITGVKTDIYFDIHWLGPGEGYRLWVKEQIVKWIGSLHNKPGCSSYVHDLLDIIHEDMLVVDQNRRKSMAGLFDIVDEMHQRAINSVDYIRAPEPREVIMEARYMDGVDLNHKIESILESREEKRKQLNEASH is encoded by the exons ATGGGCTCTATATCGATTTCTACACAACGCGCGCCAGGCCCCGAACTATTATTAAGTGACGCACTTTGGAGAGAGAGGGTGCCGCACATTAACGGAGAGAACCACTTCTTCTGGCCGTATCCAACCCTAAAAAGGTTGATGACACGGGAGACAATCATCCGGCAACTTCATACTGTCAAGATAGGACTGGAGGATGCGGAAGCTTATAGCAGCTTAATTCTGGGCACCGAAAAAAACTCATTTTTCCGAGTCTTTGCAATACTAGTTATCGTGGAGCGACCCGGCGATATTCAGGCTTTCATAGACGCAGACTTGCATGACGAAAGATTTCCTCTGGTACAAGGATCTGAGTATCATCTTACTGTGCAGATTTGCATGGCGAGGTTGGGGTGGTCTCACATGCAGAAAGACTATTTCAACATTAACCAACTTCGATCGTCGCCGAGGTTCTTTGCACTGGGGGAGGATTACGAGGCTCAGCACTACGATATACCCAAAGGACAGATGCTTCCTTGGGTATTATGTAGAGACAGCTATGGAGTACACGAAGAGACACTGTCTGGGGGATGCGGAGAGGTTGTCAAGTACAAGATTGACTCAGAATCACATGGCTTTTCCCCGTTACTCGAGAAG CTTGGCTTCTATAATAGCTTCGTTGCCGTCAAGTCTTTGAAAAACACAAACAGGAAGAAAGGCACGTCGAACAAAGAGTTGAAAATGCTCAAACGATTCAGTGGCCTAAACCATCCAAACATCATCACGCTTTTGGCTACATACACTCTCAACAACCGGTTTCACTTCATCTTTCCAGCTGCCGAATACGATCTACTTATGTATTGGAAAATCCACCCCGGCCCGCTTGTTAGCCCAGCTTCTGCCAACAGGGAAGGTCTCTTATGGCTGTCGGGACAAATTCGAGATCTCTTAGCCGCCCTAGTACATATCCACCAAGGTCAAAAGATTCATCTGGATACAGAAACAATGTTCGGCAGACACGGCGACATAAAACCTGCCAATATCCTATGGTTCAGATCACGGAAGGAAAAAAGAGGCGTCTTTGTCGTTTCAGACTTTGGTATTGCAGATGCTCACAAAGAAGAAACCAGATCCATTATTCCTGGAGCCGATTTGCCTGTCACACCCAGGTATCGAGCACCTGAGTGTGATATTAGTGATGGCCAGATATCCAGAGCATATGATGTGTGGAGTCTAGGCTGTGTGTTACTTGAAATGACTTGTTGGATCCTCGGGGCAAACGAACTCAGGGAACGATTCAAAGAGATCCTGGTTTCACCTTATATCACGGGGGTTAAGACCGATATATACTTCGATATTCACTGGCTCGGCCCTGGAGAGGGCTACAGACTTTGGGTAAAAGAACAGATCGTCAAG TGGATCGGTTCTTTGCACAATAAGCCGGGTTGCAGCTCTTACGTTCATGATTTGTTGGATATAATACACGAAGATATGCTGGTCGTTGATCAGAATAGGAGGAAAAGTATGGCTGGATTATTTGATATTGTTGACGAGATGCACCAACGCGCCATTAATAGCGTTGACTATATTAGAGCTCCGGAACCGAGGGAAGTAATTATGGAGGCAAGATATATGGATGGAGTGGATCTGAATCATAAGATAGAAAGCATTCTTGAGTCTCGggaggagaaaagaaaacagcTGAACGAGGCTTCGCATTGA
- a CDS encoding serine/threonine protein kinase produces the protein MIGWGVDITWHRVPFIALELANGDLEKFIQDDVPMTFRNRQAIILDISSALWAIHDVGIIHGDLKPGNVLIYEKDARWLARLTDFGGGAGIIGTNSLRGRGTVGWRAPELRLYHENGEPLDPEYLDSIDMYSFGLITWFTLCQTTSPPEGSEGDRALELALQDFRNKSDIPEALKDKFCQLTEACLTKDAKERDAAVVRLLGSKDGKAAVVNKGHQADTHRGTRSDGDTEEGVADLEFQADAVDNYSPWDWQIPVFSDAMANYLLSAYCQNENSLSAEEVFGLFMNSQDLINKRLLDPMTKDTWLGLLRKAALSGVIQAQGLIFSYYDRYGFQPDDEIQVHRQDWLFSSIATGALASSTKARSTDPSRFDNAIKIFQRNGGFNQHFTLMKPSTLDDLIDFDLEIIREGVSTTRALNKDGDCLIHALCSFNSPTALKILKRITSSTNVNSLNSLGEFPLYRAFLCGSLETVLFLLHEGADPTIQSRGDGPSCLHWLFVFHPDQITAVTDAIVKNGALVNALSTRDHKMLHYPFVTPVGSPLHWAVEFSSAEAVKALLRHGADPWLPNGHKQFILSTGIAFFCPRSLDDVLPEEPILGASGGSSAVEIAVQNWDHGILQLLLENNSRGGTQILEDGIGVFHHLIAGDFRWIGTQNQFYNPVMRGPRSLDRAKIRNTVDTLLRYGFDINQLSVSWIPFPFDRQIINTCLMLAIYVGNLEMAEELIEAGADVNMAGNDKRTALMGFGPNYTQNEDLQIRAIKLLLAHGARIDVRDENGFTPVLAQAHSVRTSAVEVLLDNRASISDKPEKPNWSLEEGEYPLFNMLCSGRQDKQLARILRKHAVMALGAIAATQTASRRTLLHYAVEYELFESTQVLLEAGVEVNPIYKSRPSASGREMPPETPLDSLLKSWPLSLERAREKMSKSEVLEYEEKLTDLLDLLKSYGSCKASEIEP, from the exons ATGATTGGTTGGGGGGTTGATATAACGTGGCATCGGGTTCCCTTTATTGCACTGGAGCTGGCAAATGGAGACCTTGAAAAGTTTATTCAGGACGATGTGCCCATGACATTTAGAAATCGACAGGCAATTATCCTTGATATCTCGTCTGCGCTTTGGGCTATCCACGACGTCGGTATTATTCATGGCGACTTAAAGCCTGGAAATGTTCTCATATATGAAAAAGACGCACGCTGGCTTGCCAGATTGACCGACTTTGGAGGTGGCGCAGGTATAATTGGAACCAATTCCCTGCGTGGTAGAGGTACAGTTGGGTGGAGGGCTCCGGAGCTCCGTCTGTATCATGAGAATGGGGAACCGCTAGATCCAGAATATCTAGACAGCATCGACATGTATTCCTTTGGCCTCATAACGTGGTTCACCCTGTGCCAAACGACGTCCCCCCCAGAAGGTAGCGAGGGAGACAGAGCTCTTGAGCTGGCATTACAGGACTTTCGGAACAAGAGTGATATCCCAGAAGCGCTCAAGGACAAATTCTGCCAGTTGACAGAAGCATGTCTGACTAAGGATGCAAAAGAACGCGATGCTGCGGTCGTGCGTCTCTTGGGATCAAAGGACGGAAAAGCTGCCGTCGT GAACAAGGGCCATCAAGCCGATACGCACAGGGGTACTCGAAGCGATGGAGATACTGAAGAGGGCGTTGCAGATCTCGAGTTCCAGGCTGATGCTGTAGACAACTACTCACCATGGGATTGGCAGATTCCTGTATTCAGCGACGCGATGGCCAATTATCTACTATCTGCTTATTGCCAGAATGAAAACAGCCTATCCGCAGAAGAGGTCTTTGGACTATTCATGAACTCCcaagatctcatcaacaagagacTCCTCGATCCAATGACGAAAGATACCTGGCTTGGACTTCTTCGCAAAGCTGCTCTCAGCGGCGTAATACAAGCTCAAGGCCTCATTTTCTCATATTACGACCGCTATGGTTTTCAACCTGATGATGAAATCCAAGTCCACAGACAGGATTGGCTATTCAGCTCTATTGCCACAGGGGCGTTGGCGTCTTCTACCAAGGCTCGCTCGACGGACCCTTCTCGTTTTGACAACGCCATCAAGATATTCCAAAGAAATGGCGGCTTCAACCAGCACTTTACACTCATGAAACCATCTACTTTGGATGATTTAATTGACTTCGATCTCGAGATTATCCGCGAGGGAGTGTCCACGACTCGCGCTCTAAACAAAGATGGCGACTGTCTTATCCATGCACTCTGCTCATTCAATAGCCCTACAGCTCTCAAGATTCTCAAAAGAATTACGAGCTCGACAAACGTCAACAGTCTCAACTCCTTGGGCGAATTTCCATTATATCGTGCTTTCCTGTGCGGATCCCTTGAAACAGTTTTATTTCTGCTCCATGAGGGTGCAGATCCAACAATTCAGTCAAGGGGAGACGGGCCATCCTGTCTTCACTGGTTGTTTGTATTTCACCCCGATCAAATAACAGCTGTAACAGACGCGATTGTGAAGAACGGCGCCTTAGTCAATGCTTTATCGACTCGCGACCACAAAATGCTTCACTACCCATTTGTGACTCCAGTGGGCAGTCCCCTACATTGGGCGGTCGAGTTCTCCAGCGCAGAAGCAGTAAAGGCTCTCTTGAGACACGGCGCCGACCCTTGGCTTCCGAATGGCCATAAACAGTTTATACTCTCGACAGGCATAGCTTTCTTCTGTCCGCGGTCCCTTGATGACGTATTGCCTGAAGAACCTATTCTTGGCGCCTCTGGTGGGTCAAGTGCTGTGGAAATAGCTGTCCAAAACTGGGATCATGGTATTCTGCAACTCCTTCTCGAGAATAACTCAAGAGGGGGCACTCAGATCCTTGAGGATGGGATTGGAGTCTTTCATCATCTAATCGCGGGGGACTTCCGCTGGATAGGCACCCAAAATCAGTTCTATAATCCTGTCATGAGAGGTCCTAGATCACTTGACCGGGCCAAGATACGAAACACGGTCGATACACTTCTGAGGTATGGGTTTGATATCAACCAACTATCAGTTTCGTGGATTCCTTTTCCATTTGATAGACAAATCATCAATACCTGTCTGATGCTTGCTATCTATGTAGGAAATCTTGAAATGGCTGAGGAGTTGATTGAAGCAGGCGCAGATGTGAACATGGCTGGAAATGATAAGCGGACAGCTCTGATGGGCTTTGGGCCCAACTATACACAAAATGAAGACCTCCAGATCCGCGCTATCAAGCTTCTGCTAGCCCACGGAGCGCGGATCGATGTTCgtgatgagaatggcttCACACCTGTCCTAGCCCAAGCCCATTCCGTCCGAACGTCTGCCGTTGAAGTGCTTCTTGATAATAGGGCTAGTATCAGTGACAAACCTGAGAAGCCCAATTGGAGTCTAGAGGAGGGCGAATATCCGCTTTTCAACATGTTATGTTCTGGGAGACAGGACAAGCAATTAGCCAGAATTCTACGCAAGCATGCAGTCATGGCTCTGGGTGCCATAGCTGCAACGCAAACGGCGTCAAGGAGAACGCTATTGCATTATGCAGTTGAATACGAACTTTTCGAGAGTACTCAGGTCTTGCTAGAGGCTGGAGTTGAAGTGAATCCTATTTACAAGAGTAGGCCGAGTGCAAGCGGAAGGGAAATGCCACCAGAGACGCCACTAGATTCGCTATTAAAGTCTTGGCCTTTGAGTCTAGAAAGGGCAAGAGAGAAGATGTCAAAGTCAG AAGTGTTAGAATATGAAGAAAAGCTTACCGATTTACTGGATTTACTTAAGAGCTATGGTAGTTGTAAGGCAAGTGAGATAGAACCCTAG
- a CDS encoding serine/threonine protein kinase produces the protein MESGSIEAGYVSLPAYITNLSINAPSLKELSLTEAEPKNGDRRDLPIIELSRVFAELHVPGPFDFIFDKGEVASGAQFIVRQATIVPPDDSRQLILAAIKYPRFLLNARIKLDLSSDSIRRQVYDLIIEIAALRHPALRDHPNIVHMIGWGVDITWHRVPFIALELANGDLEKFIQDDVPMTFRNRQAIILDISSALWAIHDVGIIHGDLKPGNVLIYEKDARWLARLTDFGGGAGIIGTNSLRGRGTVGWRAPELRLYHENGEPLDPEYLDSIDMYSFGLITWFTLCQTTSPPEGSEGDRALELALQDFRNKSDIPEALKDKFCQLTEACLTKDAKERDAAVVRLLGSKDGKAAVVNKGHQADTHRGTRSDGDTEEGVADLEFQADAVDNYSPWDWQIPVFSDAMANYLLSAYCQNENSLSAEEVFGLFMNSQDLINKRLLDPMTKDTWLGLLRKAALSGVIQAQGLIFSYYDRYGFQPDDEIQVHRQDWLFSSIATGALASSTKARSTDPSRFDNAIKIFQRNGGFNQHFTLMKPSTLDDLIDFDLEIIREGVSTTRALNKDGDCLIHALCSFNSPTALKILKRITSSTNVNSLNSLGEFPLYRAFLCGSLETVLFLLHEGADPTIQSRGDGPSCLHWLFVFHPDQITAVTDAIVKNGALVNALSTRDHKMLHYPFVTPVGSPLHWAVEFSSAEAVKALLRHGADPWLPNGHKQFILSTGIAFFCPRSLDDVLPEEPILGASGGSSAVEIAVQNWDHGILQLLLENNSRGGTQILEDGIGVFHHLIAGDFRWIGTQNQFYNPVMRGPRSLDRAKIRNTVDTLLRYGFDINQLSVSWIPFPFDRQIINTCLMLAIYVGNLEMAEELIEAGADVNMAGNDKRTALMGFGPNYTQNEDLQIRAIKLLLAHGARIDVRDENGFTPVLAQAHSVRTSAVEVLLDNRASISDKPEKPNWSLEEGEYPLFNMLCSGRQDKQLARILRKHAVMALGAIAATQTASRRTLLHYAVEYELFESTQVLLEAGVEVNPIYKSRPSASGREMPPETPLDSLLKSWPLSLERAREKMSKSEVLEYEEKLTDLLDLLKSYGSCKASEIEP, from the exons ATGGAATCTGGTTCTATTGAGGCCGGCTATGTTTCCCTCCCCGCCTACATCACCAACCTCTCCATAAATGCTCCGAGTCTTAAGGAGCTGAGTCTTACCGAAGCTGAGCCAAAGAATGGTGACCGACGTGATCTTCCTATTATTGAGCTATCTAGAGTCTTTGCAGAGCTGCATGTACCTGGGCCATTCGACTTCATCTTCGATAAGGGTGAGGTTGCATCTGGCGCTCAATTCATCGTACGACAAGCAACCATTGTCCCGCCGGATGATTCTCGGCAACTGATCCTGGCAGCTATCAAATACCCCAGGTTTCTGCTTAATGCAAGGATAAAGCTGGATCTGTCCTCGGATAGCATCCGCAGGCAGGTCTACGACTTGATTATAGAGATTGCAGCCTTGCGCCATCCGGCCCTACGAGATCATCCAAATATCGTCCACATGATTGGTTGGGGGGTTGATATAACGTGGCATCGGGTTCCCTTTATTGCACTGGAGCTGGCAAATGGAGACCTTGAAAAGTTTATTCAGGACGATGTGCCCATGACATTTAGAAATCGACAGGCAATTATCCTTGATATCTCGTCTGCGCTTTGGGCTATCCACGACGTCGGTATTATTCATGGCGACTTAAAGCCTGGAAATGTTCTCATATATGAAAAAGACGCACGCTGGCTTGCCAGATTGACCGACTTTGGAGGTGGCGCAGGTATAATTGGAACCAATTCCCTGCGTGGTAGAGGTACAGTTGGGTGGAGGGCTCCGGAGCTCCGTCTGTATCATGAGAATGGGGAACCGCTAGATCCAGAATATCTAGACAGCATCGACATGTATTCCTTTGGCCTCATAACGTGGTTCACCCTGTGCCAAACGACGTCCCCCCCAGAAGGTAGCGAGGGAGACAGAGCTCTTGAGCTGGCATTACAGGACTTTCGGAACAAGAGTGATATCCCAGAAGCGCTCAAGGACAAATTCTGCCAGTTGACAGAAGCATGTCTGACTAAGGATGCAAAAGAACGCGATGCTGCGGTCGTGCGTCTCTTGGGATCAAAGGACGGAAAAGCTGCCGTCGT GAACAAGGGCCATCAAGCCGATACGCACAGGGGTACTCGAAGCGATGGAGATACTGAAGAGGGCGTTGCAGATCTCGAGTTCCAGGCTGATGCTGTAGACAACTACTCACCATGGGATTGGCAGATTCCTGTATTCAGCGACGCGATGGCCAATTATCTACTATCTGCTTATTGCCAGAATGAAAACAGCCTATCCGCAGAAGAGGTCTTTGGACTATTCATGAACTCCcaagatctcatcaacaagagacTCCTCGATCCAATGACGAAAGATACCTGGCTTGGACTTCTTCGCAAAGCTGCTCTCAGCGGCGTAATACAAGCTCAAGGCCTCATTTTCTCATATTACGACCGCTATGGTTTTCAACCTGATGATGAAATCCAAGTCCACAGACAGGATTGGCTATTCAGCTCTATTGCCACAGGGGCGTTGGCGTCTTCTACCAAGGCTCGCTCGACGGACCCTTCTCGTTTTGACAACGCCATCAAGATATTCCAAAGAAATGGCGGCTTCAACCAGCACTTTACACTCATGAAACCATCTACTTTGGATGATTTAATTGACTTCGATCTCGAGATTATCCGCGAGGGAGTGTCCACGACTCGCGCTCTAAACAAAGATGGCGACTGTCTTATCCATGCACTCTGCTCATTCAATAGCCCTACAGCTCTCAAGATTCTCAAAAGAATTACGAGCTCGACAAACGTCAACAGTCTCAACTCCTTGGGCGAATTTCCATTATATCGTGCTTTCCTGTGCGGATCCCTTGAAACAGTTTTATTTCTGCTCCATGAGGGTGCAGATCCAACAATTCAGTCAAGGGGAGACGGGCCATCCTGTCTTCACTGGTTGTTTGTATTTCACCCCGATCAAATAACAGCTGTAACAGACGCGATTGTGAAGAACGGCGCCTTAGTCAATGCTTTATCGACTCGCGACCACAAAATGCTTCACTACCCATTTGTGACTCCAGTGGGCAGTCCCCTACATTGGGCGGTCGAGTTCTCCAGCGCAGAAGCAGTAAAGGCTCTCTTGAGACACGGCGCCGACCCTTGGCTTCCGAATGGCCATAAACAGTTTATACTCTCGACAGGCATAGCTTTCTTCTGTCCGCGGTCCCTTGATGACGTATTGCCTGAAGAACCTATTCTTGGCGCCTCTGGTGGGTCAAGTGCTGTGGAAATAGCTGTCCAAAACTGGGATCATGGTATTCTGCAACTCCTTCTCGAGAATAACTCAAGAGGGGGCACTCAGATCCTTGAGGATGGGATTGGAGTCTTTCATCATCTAATCGCGGGGGACTTCCGCTGGATAGGCACCCAAAATCAGTTCTATAATCCTGTCATGAGAGGTCCTAGATCACTTGACCGGGCCAAGATACGAAACACGGTCGATACACTTCTGAGGTATGGGTTTGATATCAACCAACTATCAGTTTCGTGGATTCCTTTTCCATTTGATAGACAAATCATCAATACCTGTCTGATGCTTGCTATCTATGTAGGAAATCTTGAAATGGCTGAGGAGTTGATTGAAGCAGGCGCAGATGTGAACATGGCTGGAAATGATAAGCGGACAGCTCTGATGGGCTTTGGGCCCAACTATACACAAAATGAAGACCTCCAGATCCGCGCTATCAAGCTTCTGCTAGCCCACGGAGCGCGGATCGATGTTCgtgatgagaatggcttCACACCTGTCCTAGCCCAAGCCCATTCCGTCCGAACGTCTGCCGTTGAAGTGCTTCTTGATAATAGGGCTAGTATCAGTGACAAACCTGAGAAGCCCAATTGGAGTCTAGAGGAGGGCGAATATCCGCTTTTCAACATGTTATGTTCTGGGAGACAGGACAAGCAATTAGCCAGAATTCTACGCAAGCATGCAGTCATGGCTCTGGGTGCCATAGCTGCAACGCAAACGGCGTCAAGGAGAACGCTATTGCATTATGCAGTTGAATACGAACTTTTCGAGAGTACTCAGGTCTTGCTAGAGGCTGGAGTTGAAGTGAATCCTATTTACAAGAGTAGGCCGAGTGCAAGCGGAAGGGAAATGCCACCAGAGACGCCACTAGATTCGCTATTAAAGTCTTGGCCTTTGAGTCTAGAAAGGGCAAGAGAGAAGATGTCAAAGTCAG AAGTGTTAGAATATGAAGAAAAGCTTACCGATTTACTGGATTTACTTAAGAGCTATGGTAGTTGTAAGGCAAGTGAGATAGAACCCTAG